One region of Arvicola amphibius chromosome 3, mArvAmp1.2, whole genome shotgun sequence genomic DNA includes:
- the LOC119810151 gene encoding LOW QUALITY PROTEIN: NADH dehydrogenase [ubiquinone] 1 alpha subcomplex subunit 10, mitochondrial-like (The sequence of the model RefSeq protein was modified relative to this genomic sequence to represent the inferred CDS: substituted 1 base at 1 genomic stop codon) produces the protein MALRLLRLLPASASARGLAAGAQRVGQIHTSVQCQLRYGPLAFVLGDKTTKKLNEYSRVITVDGNICAGKNKLAKEIAEKLGMKHFPEAGIXYSSSTTGDGRPLHTEFSGSCSLEKFYDNPKSNDGNSYRLQSWLYASRLLQYSDALEQLLSTGQGVVLEHSIYSDFVFLEAMYNQGFIRKDCVDHYNEVKRLTLPEYLPPHVVVYIDVPVPEIQSRIQKKGDPHEMKITSAYLQDIENAYKNTFLPKMSEQCEVLVYSTWESEDSTKVVEDIEYLNYNKGPWLEQDDRTFHNLWMLVQEKMDVLNYTTIPVYLPEITIGAHQGTRIYNSFRELPGRKYSPGYNEEVGDKWIWLK, from the coding sequence ATGGCCTTGAGGCTGCTGAGACTTCTCCCGGCGTCAGCATCCGCGCGGGGCCTCGCGGCTGGAGCCCAGCGCGTGGGACAGATTCATACCAGTGTGCAATGCCAGCTGAGGTATGGACCTCTGGCCTTCGTTCTTGGTGATAAGACAACCAAAAAACTGAATGAGTACAGCCGAGTGATAACGGTAGACGGGAACATATGCGCTGGGAAGAACAAGCTTGCAAAGGAGATCGCAGAGAAGCTAGGCATGAAGCACTTTCCAGAAGCAGGCATCTAGTACTCAAGCAGCACCACAGGCGATGGAAGGCCCCTCCACACAGAATTTAGTGGCAGCTGTAGCTTAGAGAAATTTTATGATAATCCCAAAAGCAATGATGGCAACAGCTATCGCCTGCAGTCCTGGCTGTACGCCAGCCGCCTCCTACAGTACTCAGACGCCCTGGAACAGCTGTTGAGCACAGGACAAGGTGTGGTCTTGGAACACTCCATCTACAGTGACTTTGTCTTCCTGGAGGCAATGTACAACCAGGGCTTCATCCGAAAGGACTGTGTGGACCACTACAATGAAGTGAAACGGCTCACTCTCCCAGAGTACCTGCCACCCCACGTAGTTGTCTATATCGATGTGCCCGTACCAGAGATCCAGAGCCGGATCCAGAAGAAAGGAGATCCACATGAAATGAAGATCACCTCTGCCTATCTCCAGGACATCGAGAATGCCTACAAGAACACCTTCCTCCCAAAGATGAGTGAGCAGTGTGAGGTTTTGGTGTACAGTACCTGGGAATCTGAAGACTCAACCAAGGTGGTAGAGGACATAGAATACCTTAACTACAACAAAGGGCCTTGGCTTGAACAGGATGACCGTACCTTTCACAACCTGTGGATGCTGGTTCAGGAGAAGATGGATGTGCTGAATTACACAACTATTCCTGTCTACCTTCCAGAAATCACGATTGGAGCTCACCAGGGTACCCGAATCTACAACAGCTTCAGAGAGCTGCCAGGCCGCAAGTACAGCCCTGGATACAATGAAGAGGTGGGTGACAAGTGGATCTGGCTGAAGTGA